A single Vulcanisaeta distributa DSM 14429 DNA region contains:
- a CDS encoding DUF1634 domain-containing protein, translated as MPRWDMDYVIGLTLRYGVIISIALILIGIALFHVKGEALGCSETLVMSPTSPINTTVIPPAYALSRLPNLDPLSFIILGLMVLIATPVLRVALGIASFAMEKDWLYVFITAVVFMNLMLAIFILPSIMHLHANAQLLKLLCPSSNNP; from the coding sequence ATGCCTAGGTGGGATATGGACTACGTAATCGGCTTAACCCTTAGGTACGGCGTGATAATAAGCATAGCCCTAATACTGATTGGTATTGCCCTATTCCACGTTAAGGGTGAGGCCCTTGGGTGTAGTGAAACCCTAGTCATGAGCCCAACATCCCCAATAAACACCACGGTAATACCGCCGGCTTACGCCCTGTCCAGGCTACCCAACCTAGACCCACTCTCATTCATAATACTTGGTCTCATGGTATTGATAGCCACCCCAGTGCTTAGGGTAGCCCTCGGTATTGCTTCCTTCGCGATGGAGAAGGATTGGCTCTACGTATTCATAACAGCCGTTGTCTTCATGAACCTAATGCTGGCAATATTCATATTACCATCGATAATGCACCTACACGCAAACGCTCAATTACTAAAACTACTCTGTCCATCTTCTAATAACCCTTAA
- a CDS encoding sulfite exporter TauE/SafE family protein, translating to MVLLKTIECCIELLVFSIVAGLLGSLTGLGGGTVLVPLLTLFLGIPIAYAAGASLISTIATSSGAASAYIRDRITNVRIGMGLEIATTTGSIVGSLTAAYIYAHGLAWIVYVVFGIVILTSIIPTAQRGKYEIPDPRKPDWTTRVFKLYGSYYDDAIKMEVKYWGVRWWLGELIMFFAGFISGLLGIGSGALKVLGMDWAMNLPMKVSTTTSNFMIGVTAATGSALYWYFGYIQPMMAAVTAIGVLIGAMSGTKILVRITNKQVRWVFLAILAFLGMEMLLKGLYLDHIITIAVATQYLLSIVFTAIVMLILYYRYGILMARNERKTVRGGVNA from the coding sequence GAACTACTTGTATTTAGCATAGTAGCTGGGTTGCTCGGTTCACTAACTGGGTTAGGGGGTGGAACGGTGCTTGTTCCCCTACTCACGTTATTCCTGGGCATACCAATTGCCTATGCAGCCGGCGCATCGTTAATATCCACGATAGCCACATCAAGTGGTGCAGCCAGTGCTTACATTAGGGATAGGATAACCAACGTGAGGATTGGCATGGGCCTCGAGATTGCCACGACGACAGGCTCAATAGTTGGCTCCTTAACGGCAGCCTACATATACGCACACGGACTTGCTTGGATTGTATACGTGGTGTTTGGAATAGTCATACTAACCTCAATAATACCCACGGCCCAGAGGGGTAAGTACGAGATACCAGACCCAAGGAAGCCTGACTGGACCACGAGGGTGTTTAAACTTTATGGTAGTTACTACGATGATGCCATTAAGATGGAGGTTAAGTACTGGGGTGTTCGTTGGTGGCTTGGCGAATTAATAATGTTCTTCGCAGGCTTCATCAGTGGTTTGTTGGGTATTGGTAGCGGCGCACTCAAGGTCCTCGGGATGGATTGGGCAATGAACCTTCCCATGAAGGTAAGCACAACAACAAGCAACTTCATGATAGGAGTAACAGCAGCCACAGGTAGTGCCCTGTACTGGTACTTCGGATATATACAGCCGATGATGGCTGCCGTGACGGCCATCGGCGTCCTGATAGGGGCTATGAGTGGTACGAAGATACTCGTGAGGATTACGAATAAGCAGGTCAGGTGGGTCTTCCTGGCAATACTCGCCTTCCTGGGCATGGAGATGCTGCTAAAGGGCCTATACCTGGACCACATAATAACCATTGCCGTGGCAACCCAGTATCTGTTGAGTATAGTATTTACGGCAATAGTGATGTTAATACTTTATTATCGCTACGGCATATTGATGGCTAGGAATGAGAGAAAGACCGTTAGGGGTGGTGTGAATGCCTAG
- a CDS encoding ATP-binding protein, which produces MANEVGFIVNVESPLVYVVSIKRNSGVNRYDYVYIPMRDYVNDKEVNVNVLGQVLWIRREPYRVGVDGYVADVLDDMPRDSIVEVVQARVMVLGYKYGDRIYMPRTTPAVGTPVYLADTGMVSEFVRVDPDRALCIGRLSLRSEVPYCIDMNGLRRHLAIIASTGSGKTWSSVILIEELLKKGATVLVIDPHGEYVHIKSSISRLGPQFLDKVIVITASEVGTGDLRYRINTMKVQPEVLADVAGVPRGASKIRYVIYLVHTLVRTIVKHSGARQLGTLDSMIKVINEILEYGANTSVDRVLKRLNVSLDDEGRRRAEKVLKELEDLIDSKTKKALLVSTRVYLRRLRRIGLYTYWSLPLDKVLRPGSVTIINLAGLSDEVQDHVVYHILSRVFRARVNYVRNLPGPRYPFPVVVILEEAHRFAQPRAVKSTLSLSIISRIAGEGRKFGVYLVVITQRPSKVDPDVLSQCNSQIILRLVNQRDVMAVLSASEVLNEELGRLIPMLDVGEGIVVGPITPLPLVIRLRDRVLDYGGSDIDLSKAWGVQADLSVEELREGVEKALSTKVGARSVLEAVSLINDVGDVSMDTGVLSGRVGGAHVEVRLGENTWSCEVCGSTYEPCPHVIALTAKAIKDGLLRVG; this is translated from the coding sequence ATGGCTAATGAGGTTGGGTTTATCGTTAATGTGGAGAGCCCGCTGGTGTACGTGGTTTCCATAAAGAGGAACAGCGGTGTTAATCGTTATGACTACGTCTACATACCCATGAGGGACTACGTCAATGATAAGGAGGTTAATGTGAACGTGCTTGGGCAGGTACTATGGATAAGGCGTGAACCATATAGGGTTGGGGTTGATGGCTACGTGGCCGACGTACTGGACGACATGCCCAGGGATAGCATTGTCGAGGTTGTCCAGGCCAGAGTAATGGTGCTTGGCTATAAGTACGGCGATAGGATATACATGCCGAGGACAACACCCGCCGTGGGTACGCCCGTGTACTTAGCCGACACAGGCATGGTGAGCGAGTTCGTTAGGGTCGACCCAGATAGAGCCCTATGCATTGGCAGGCTTTCCCTAAGGTCTGAAGTGCCCTACTGCATAGACATGAATGGCCTCAGGAGGCACCTGGCCATAATAGCATCCACGGGCTCTGGGAAGACCTGGTCCTCGGTAATACTCATTGAGGAATTGCTGAAGAAGGGCGCCACGGTACTCGTCATTGACCCGCACGGCGAGTACGTGCACATAAAAAGCAGCATCTCAAGGCTTGGTCCTCAATTCCTCGATAAGGTCATCGTAATAACGGCGTCCGAGGTAGGAACCGGCGACTTGAGGTATAGGATAAACACAATGAAGGTCCAGCCAGAGGTCCTGGCTGACGTGGCTGGCGTTCCGAGGGGCGCGTCCAAGATTAGGTACGTCATATACCTGGTCCACACCCTCGTCAGGACCATTGTTAAGCACAGCGGTGCTAGGCAGTTGGGTACCCTGGACTCAATGATTAAGGTCATTAATGAAATCCTTGAGTACGGGGCTAACACGAGCGTAGATAGGGTGTTGAAGAGACTCAATGTATCGCTTGATGATGAGGGCAGGAGGAGGGCGGAGAAGGTGTTGAAGGAGCTTGAGGACTTAATAGATAGTAAGACAAAGAAGGCATTGCTCGTTAGCACCAGGGTCTACTTGAGGAGGCTTAGGAGAATTGGGCTCTACACGTATTGGTCACTACCACTTGATAAGGTCTTGAGGCCGGGCTCCGTAACCATCATCAACCTTGCCGGCCTAAGCGATGAGGTTCAGGACCACGTGGTATACCACATACTGAGTAGGGTGTTTAGGGCTAGGGTTAATTACGTGAGGAACCTGCCGGGGCCCAGGTATCCATTCCCCGTGGTTGTCATCCTCGAGGAGGCCCATAGGTTCGCCCAACCGAGGGCCGTTAAATCAACGCTGAGCCTAAGCATAATCTCTAGGATAGCGGGTGAGGGGCGTAAGTTCGGTGTCTACCTAGTCGTGATAACCCAGAGGCCTTCGAAGGTTGACCCTGACGTACTCAGTCAATGCAATAGCCAAATAATACTGAGGCTCGTTAATCAGAGGGACGTAATGGCCGTACTAAGCGCCAGTGAGGTGCTTAATGAGGAGTTGGGCAGGTTAATACCCATGCTTGATGTTGGTGAGGGCATTGTGGTTGGTCCAATAACACCACTACCACTCGTGATTAGGCTCAGGGATAGGGTGCTTGATTACGGTGGCTCAGACATAGACCTGAGCAAGGCATGGGGTGTCCAGGCTGATTTGAGCGTTGAGGAGTTGAGGGAGGGGGTCGAGAAGGCCCTTAGCACCAAGGTCGGTGCAAGGAGTGTGCTTGAGGCGGTCTCATTAATTAATGATGTTGGTGATGTGAGTATGGACACTGGGGTCCTCAGTGGTAGGGTTGGTGGTGCCCATGTTGAGGTCAGGCTCGGTGAGAACACCTGGAGCTGCGAGGTGTGTGGCTCTACATATGAGCCATGTCCACACGTAATAGCACTGACGGCAAAAGCAATTAAGGATGGGTTGCTGAGGGTTGGTTAG
- a CDS encoding thermopsin, which translates to MLNPLVLLAIMVTLPNGTVYHSINPLISNYGIYIYPINYAVIYRHVIGSGTYIMTITPGTYYSVSVYGPGPMGLYLTSNMNVLLLVLSSQGFSELKSGALVKPLFAYYGQELNATIELPSGEYYIVVINNGSSTAQAMLVTTHNYSTPIINAPIGIVDYGLMPSQVGYIPYSYMTNEFLGEARVLSIGVQPLTNCPPLPPGSFSLQLNAVLEMVVNNKTQYYWVQNVLIIDPTYGLMAPLVNVWNMSSAELFMDPLFIVGRGSVMNNEVYAYMGNWTPYEMPLSVNLTIITNKTVNGFPQVLIGYSMGGINTLVDNVTFLMTPSWGPHLVVNGSEYSPLGYLIDAEFVIGGPGCGAMVRVNELNATLSLYYRGPSGDLIPMPSAWSMGSDTGETVVNARVYAIEPGTVYVTTGGEYLGPLINADYLAFLILNDYLLNNQSITSIALPLPINSGVVVTTPRDVYLGNNTLLRLVGLLINNEYVNSTELKLVMNQSYVVNYLWTRYYRLNIVDVSNQLTNLSGWYNEDSIANITVPKTMIYLSNGTRLVFIGFTTNATHYVITNNTLILLMDRPVTITLNWVREYNTSLTLYTINGAYVGTVYLGWVRYGEEVTNVSINGITYELRTPLIINGVSGTAILNAEYRDFIVRDLLGLPEPFTQVIIKCGGQEFSSTTSAYGMTQELLVPINVGCIVEAPVIGYYSIALVIALLLIAILIITRLIRQH; encoded by the coding sequence GTGCTCAATCCACTGGTATTACTTGCGATAATGGTGACTCTGCCCAACGGCACGGTGTACCACTCCATCAATCCATTAATTAGTAATTACGGGATTTACATATACCCGATCAATTATGCCGTCATTTATAGGCACGTGATTGGCTCAGGCACGTACATAATGACCATAACCCCAGGCACTTACTACTCAGTGAGTGTTTATGGTCCCGGGCCAATGGGGCTATACCTAACCTCCAACATGAATGTGCTACTACTCGTACTAAGCAGTCAGGGTTTCAGTGAGTTAAAGTCTGGGGCCTTAGTCAAACCGTTATTTGCATATTACGGGCAGGAGCTCAATGCTACCATCGAATTACCCAGTGGTGAGTATTATATTGTCGTTATTAATAATGGCTCATCAACAGCCCAGGCAATGCTCGTGACAACTCATAACTACTCAACACCGATTATCAATGCGCCGATTGGTATTGTTGATTATGGGTTAATGCCCTCACAGGTGGGTTACATACCATACTCATACATGACCAACGAATTCCTTGGTGAGGCGAGGGTACTGAGTATTGGCGTTCAACCACTAACCAACTGCCCCCCACTACCGCCCGGCTCATTCTCCCTCCAGTTGAATGCGGTGCTTGAGATGGTAGTTAACAACAAAACCCAGTATTACTGGGTTCAAAACGTCTTAATCATTGACCCAACCTACGGCTTAATGGCGCCGCTGGTGAATGTTTGGAACATGAGTAGTGCTGAGTTATTCATGGACCCACTATTCATCGTTGGGCGTGGTTCGGTGATGAATAACGAGGTCTACGCATACATGGGTAACTGGACACCCTATGAAATGCCCTTGTCCGTGAACCTGACGATAATAACGAACAAGACAGTTAATGGCTTTCCCCAGGTACTCATTGGCTACTCAATGGGTGGCATTAATACGCTTGTTGATAATGTCACGTTCTTAATGACGCCATCATGGGGCCCACACCTTGTCGTGAATGGCTCGGAATACTCACCACTGGGTTACCTAATTGATGCGGAGTTCGTAATTGGGGGCCCGGGTTGTGGGGCGATGGTGAGGGTTAATGAGTTGAATGCTACGTTGTCCCTTTATTACAGGGGGCCTAGTGGTGATTTAATTCCCATGCCCAGTGCCTGGAGCATGGGTAGCGATACTGGCGAGACCGTGGTTAATGCCAGGGTTTACGCGATCGAACCAGGTACTGTGTATGTAACGACGGGTGGTGAGTACCTTGGGCCTCTGATCAACGCTGATTACCTGGCGTTCCTCATACTCAACGACTACCTACTTAATAATCAAAGCATCACCTCCATTGCGTTGCCGTTACCCATTAATTCCGGGGTAGTCGTAACGACACCGCGGGATGTTTACCTTGGGAATAACACATTACTTAGGTTGGTCGGTCTACTCATTAATAATGAGTATGTTAATTCCACGGAGTTAAAGCTAGTAATGAATCAGTCATACGTAGTTAATTACCTATGGACCAGGTATTACAGGCTAAACATAGTCGACGTGTCAAACCAACTCACGAACCTAAGTGGTTGGTATAATGAGGATAGTATAGCCAACATTACCGTACCCAAAACAATGATTTACCTCAGCAATGGGACTAGGCTTGTATTCATAGGCTTCACGACAAACGCCACGCATTACGTCATTACGAATAACACGCTCATCCTACTCATGGATAGACCCGTGACCATAACCCTCAACTGGGTCAGGGAGTACAACACCTCATTAACCCTATACACAATCAATGGGGCCTACGTCGGCACGGTATACCTGGGGTGGGTCAGGTATGGTGAGGAGGTGACCAACGTGAGCATTAACGGCATTACCTACGAATTGAGAACCCCATTAATAATCAATGGCGTGAGTGGCACGGCAATACTCAACGCCGAGTATAGGGATTTCATTGTCAGGGACCTGCTGGGATTGCCCGAGCCCTTTACCCAGGTAATCATTAAGTGCGGTGGTCAGGAATTTAGCAGTACGACGAGTGCCTATGGAATGACCCAGGAGTTGCTAGTTCCAATTAATGTTGGGTGCATTGTCGAGGCGCCGGTAATTGGTTATTACAGCATTGCGTTAGTGATCGCCCTACTTTTAATTGCAATATTAATAATTACACGATTAATACGACAGCATTAA
- a CDS encoding EamA family transporter yields MGYRRSLWPGAYIMAAAALWSTIGVASVYSANPIMLALFRSLFASMAAVLIHRSLSRASIITGVALGVLFAAYPLAAVMAGVGLAAFLLYTAPLWATLTALAMGERPGKRGIIGVSLVLVAIALIGVQTIGGSISPVGVFMGLLSGVSYGSYIALARRFAKAGNEVDVSWGAIPYTLIVTAPTALAYSIITDSWRPIIRPALWGVYLGIVTTVIPYRLFAMGVSRVRASTASVIATLEPVLAAIWGFLFFRQIPTAMTLVAYALIIIASVIVSLEGGV; encoded by the coding sequence GTGGGTTATAGGCGTAGCCTGTGGCCGGGCGCCTACATAATGGCCGCCGCAGCCCTCTGGTCGACAATAGGCGTGGCGAGTGTGTATAGTGCGAATCCGATCATGCTAGCACTCTTCAGGTCATTATTCGCCTCCATGGCGGCGGTGCTAATTCACAGGTCGTTAAGTAGGGCATCCATAATAACCGGCGTGGCGCTTGGCGTATTATTCGCGGCATACCCACTGGCTGCGGTCATGGCTGGCGTGGGGTTAGCGGCGTTCCTCCTATATACGGCGCCTCTGTGGGCGACGTTGACCGCACTCGCCATGGGCGAAAGGCCGGGTAAGCGTGGTATTATCGGTGTCTCATTGGTGCTTGTTGCCATAGCGCTGATTGGTGTTCAAACCATTGGGGGTTCAATAAGCCCAGTGGGTGTGTTCATGGGTCTCTTATCCGGCGTATCCTACGGATCATACATAGCCCTCGCCAGGAGGTTTGCCAAGGCTGGTAATGAGGTCGACGTTTCCTGGGGTGCGATTCCGTACACCCTAATCGTAACGGCGCCAACTGCCCTGGCGTACTCCATCATTACTGATTCCTGGAGACCAATAATTAGGCCTGCCCTGTGGGGTGTTTACCTCGGGATAGTGACTACGGTAATACCATACAGGCTCTTCGCAATGGGGGTTTCCAGGGTGAGGGCCTCCACAGCCTCGGTAATAGCTACCCTAGAACCTGTCCTGGCAGCCATCTGGGGCTTTCTGTTTTTTAGGCAAATACCCACGGCAATGACGTTGGTGGCCTACGCCCTAATAATAATTGCATCAGTGATAGTGTCCCTGGAAGGTGGGGTTTGA
- the endA gene encoding tRNA-intron lyase: protein MHYSDVFRGYLIGGAVVVTDINEARKLYSMGFYGKFVNEDKVKLSEVNNVNSPLQLSIVEALYLVDKGLLEVFDGGGNRLTRDDLVRVGRSTVNNFDQVYTIYRELRDGGFVVKSGLKFGSLFAVYERGPGIDHAPVLLHFIEPRRAVSALDITRAARLSHSVNKRFVLATQSEADGKMHYIAFEWWRA from the coding sequence ATGCACTACAGTGACGTGTTCAGGGGTTACCTAATTGGCGGTGCTGTGGTTGTTACGGACATTAATGAGGCCAGGAAACTCTACTCAATGGGGTTCTACGGTAAGTTCGTTAATGAGGATAAGGTTAAACTAAGCGAGGTCAACAACGTCAACTCACCACTGCAGCTTTCGATTGTTGAGGCTCTTTACCTGGTGGATAAGGGGTTGCTGGAGGTCTTTGATGGCGGCGGTAATAGGTTAACGAGGGATGACCTGGTTAGGGTTGGGCGGAGCACCGTGAATAACTTCGACCAGGTGTATACGATATATAGGGAGTTGAGGGATGGGGGCTTCGTCGTTAAGAGCGGGCTTAAGTTCGGCTCGTTATTTGCGGTCTACGAGAGGGGACCTGGGATTGACCACGCACCAGTCCTACTACACTTCATTGAGCCCAGGAGGGCCGTGAGTGCGCTTGACATAACGAGGGCAGCAAGGCTCAGTCACAGTGTGAATAAGAGGTTTGTTCTGGCAACGCAAAGTGAGGCTGATGGTAAGATGCACTACATAGCCTTTGAGTGGTGGAGGGCGTAG
- a CDS encoding CBS domain-containing protein: MMIEKLPSTYASILNALVELYMASKKPVKSRDIAEKLGINEGTVRNSMVALRAMGYIESKTGPYGGYVPTQKALEYVKMPTNTVFALDIAPITINKLPTNLYVTGIELLDVINPFSNRALVRVIGDMKNIRIGDNVRIGPTANSRVIIEGVITEKNEGLRELVVAINKLIAIPKVKVEALMSKNVITIRHDSPLKEAAKVFAERKIRALPVIDDEGRIVGLITTSEIAKAYYEGNLNVRVEDYARRDVPTIDKEADIYDAMRLMTVNKIGRLIVVSGGKPVGIITRTDILQYLASLD; the protein is encoded by the coding sequence ATGATGATTGAGAAATTGCCTTCGACGTATGCCTCGATACTTAATGCGCTTGTTGAGTTGTACATGGCGTCTAAGAAGCCCGTTAAGTCTAGGGATATTGCTGAGAAGCTTGGTATTAATGAGGGCACGGTTAGGAACTCAATGGTTGCCCTGAGGGCCATGGGGTACATAGAGTCCAAGACTGGGCCCTACGGTGGTTATGTGCCGACTCAGAAGGCCCTTGAGTATGTTAAGATGCCTACGAACACGGTATTCGCCCTCGACATAGCGCCAATAACAATTAATAAGTTGCCCACGAACCTATACGTGACCGGTATTGAGTTGCTAGATGTGATTAACCCATTTAGTAATAGGGCCCTTGTTAGGGTTATTGGGGATATGAAGAATATTAGGATTGGTGATAATGTTAGGATTGGGCCCACGGCCAATAGTAGGGTCATAATCGAGGGCGTGATTACGGAGAAGAATGAGGGGTTGAGGGAGTTGGTGGTCGCCATTAATAAGTTGATAGCCATACCAAAGGTTAAGGTTGAGGCTCTAATGAGTAAGAACGTGATAACCATAAGGCATGACTCACCACTTAAGGAGGCGGCTAAGGTATTTGCCGAGAGGAAGATCAGGGCGCTCCCAGTCATTGATGATGAGGGTAGGATAGTTGGTTTAATAACCACGAGTGAGATTGCCAAGGCTTACTATGAGGGTAACCTAAACGTGAGGGTTGAGGACTACGCGAGGAGGGATGTGCCTACGATTGATAAGGAGGCCGACATATACGACGCGATGAGGCTCATGACCGTGAACAAGATCGGTAGGTTAATAGTGGTTAGTGGTGGTAAGCCCGTGGGCATAATAACCAGGACGGACATACTGCAGTACCTGGCATCACTCGATTAA
- a CDS encoding MFS transporter: MELSNKLALIGAIRALGGSLLWSFTGFALFQYYKLSLTLVSLFYVAQAVISSIAFIVGGYLTDLLGRVRTMVVSAVASSIALFLAYIINEPLIVIIMVLTQSFFNNAYGVANTSIVGDYARGFASLVKYFSRLRVGINAGWAIGPAIGGLLYEVYGFRVLMLLGSLIPLAALPLLITLPEPNYTVETGLTFHVNSAFALFLIPSFLTFLVMGQLGFPLLTYYNARDDLTTFQVGLLYMENGLLVVLLQDLIGRYLRRPSLISLGMVIYGVSYLAVAFVPGFTWAVVDMFFITLAEMIVSPLSQSIANTLADPRSRGRYMGLYSLVTGLGRTVASSISSILLIHAIKQPLTLWGFVFAVALASSGLYTAIIRGAVVVERRA, encoded by the coding sequence ATGGAACTAAGCAATAAGCTTGCCTTGATAGGCGCCATCAGGGCCCTGGGTGGCTCACTTCTTTGGTCATTCACGGGATTCGCACTATTCCAGTATTACAAATTATCTCTAACCCTGGTCTCGCTATTTTACGTTGCGCAGGCCGTGATCAGCTCCATAGCCTTCATAGTGGGTGGTTACTTAACGGACTTGCTGGGCCGAGTCCGGACCATGGTTGTCTCGGCGGTGGCATCATCAATAGCCCTATTCCTTGCCTACATAATTAATGAACCACTCATTGTAATTATCATGGTTCTCACACAGTCCTTCTTCAATAACGCCTATGGAGTTGCCAATACATCAATCGTTGGGGACTACGCAAGAGGATTTGCATCACTTGTTAAGTACTTCAGTAGGCTTCGTGTTGGTATAAACGCTGGTTGGGCCATTGGGCCGGCCATAGGCGGCCTACTGTATGAGGTATACGGCTTCAGGGTCCTGATGCTTCTAGGCTCATTAATACCGCTGGCTGCATTACCTCTACTGATCACCTTACCTGAGCCCAATTACACTGTTGAGACCGGCCTTACGTTTCATGTGAATAGCGCCTTCGCATTATTCCTAATACCATCCTTCCTCACCTTCCTCGTAATGGGTCAACTCGGCTTCCCACTACTTACGTACTACAATGCGCGTGATGATCTAACTACGTTTCAGGTTGGCCTACTTTACATGGAGAACGGGTTACTCGTCGTCCTCTTACAGGACCTCATTGGTAGGTACTTAAGGAGGCCAAGCCTAATATCGCTTGGCATGGTTATTTACGGCGTGAGTTACCTAGCCGTGGCCTTCGTGCCAGGCTTTACCTGGGCCGTTGTCGACATGTTCTTCATAACGCTTGCTGAGATGATTGTTTCGCCCCTATCCCAAAGTATAGCCAACACACTTGCCGACCCGAGGTCTAGGGGTCGTTACATGGGCCTATACTCATTAGTAACCGGCTTGGGTAGGACGGTGGCCTCGTCAATCTCAAGCATCCTCCTGATACACGCAATTAAGCAGCCACTCACGCTATGGGGCTTCGTATTCGCAGTAGCCCTGGCGTCATCGGGGTTGTATACAGCAATTATTAGGGGTGCGGTGGTGGTTGAGCGGAGGGCGTAA
- a CDS encoding DUF996 domain-containing protein, giving the protein MGSQEDTRSAGTLGFVGSILMLIPYVSIVGDILVLIALYRLSRAYGNNAIWSNALYALVTAIVSGIILAFVLAGTAYLSLIYMGPGALSRLGMAIAFFVAFYIIILISGFFLRNAYNELGRSSGVGDFESAARWYWLGAILTIIIVGLILYIVADVYAILGYSKLRG; this is encoded by the coding sequence ATGGGTTCTCAGGAGGATACTAGGTCCGCAGGTACGCTTGGCTTTGTTGGTTCAATACTAATGTTGATACCCTACGTAAGCATAGTAGGCGATATACTAGTCCTAATAGCACTGTATAGGTTGTCCAGGGCCTATGGAAACAATGCAATTTGGAGTAATGCACTTTATGCGTTGGTAACGGCTATAGTTAGCGGCATAATCCTGGCATTCGTACTGGCGGGTACCGCATACCTATCACTTATTTACATGGGTCCTGGCGCATTGAGTAGGCTGGGCATGGCTATAGCCTTTTTCGTGGCCTTCTACATAATTATTTTAATAAGTGGTTTCTTCTTAAGGAATGCCTATAATGAGTTGGGTAGGTCAAGCGGTGTGGGTGATTTCGAGAGTGCAGCTAGGTGGTATTGGCTCGGCGCAATACTGACGATAATCATTGTCGGTCTAATACTCTATATAGTAGCTGATGTATATGCAATACTCGGCTATAGTAAGTTGAGGGGTTAA
- a CDS encoding pyridoxal-phosphate dependent enzyme produces the protein MRFRCLRCGYVGLGNGPSCPRCGFPLIAEPRGVLRIDREKPSILRYASALNYGDRVVTLGEGFTRIRRVNGVLIKDESRNPTGSFMDRGSSVLISNAVGEIRVLFEEDFTLSIATYANAAGVSAKVYVNPDRVGAYAELLRLSTMGNVTIEFGGGHGINTFYGEPIFLDGVKTIAYELYEQVGEVEGVVLPMERGYLALAVYEGFRELREWGFIGDLPRLILVKHRAAQMTEISDWLVRAAGARVVDVSDEETIRSMIELARSGMYVKPVSAMAYAAASTLGGDYVVVITGTGIKEYRVGRELGGLTKLQEAILGVLEGSRPLTAYEVWERLGGVATIQGVYKALGSLVRRGLVSLGYEVRGNKKVRVYRSLSNYK, from the coding sequence GTGAGGTTTAGGTGCCTTAGGTGTGGCTATGTAGGACTTGGCAATGGCCCATCATGCCCTAGGTGCGGCTTCCCATTAATAGCTGAGCCTAGGGGTGTTTTGAGGATTGATAGGGAGAAGCCGAGCATCCTTAGGTACGCGTCGGCGTTGAACTACGGCGATAGGGTCGTAACACTTGGCGAGGGCTTCACTAGGATTAGGAGGGTTAATGGCGTGCTCATTAAGGATGAGTCCAGGAACCCAACTGGGTCCTTCATGGATAGGGGCTCATCAGTATTAATTAGTAATGCTGTGGGTGAGATCAGGGTTTTGTTCGAGGAGGACTTCACGTTATCAATAGCCACCTATGCCAATGCCGCCGGGGTTAGTGCTAAGGTCTATGTTAATCCCGACCGCGTTGGTGCGTATGCGGAGCTCCTCAGGCTATCAACTATGGGTAATGTGACTATTGAATTCGGTGGTGGGCATGGCATTAACACGTTCTACGGCGAGCCCATATTTCTTGATGGTGTTAAGACCATAGCCTACGAACTTTACGAGCAGGTTGGTGAGGTGGAGGGTGTGGTGTTGCCCATGGAGAGGGGTTACCTGGCGCTGGCCGTTTATGAGGGCTTTAGGGAACTGCGTGAGTGGGGGTTCATCGGTGATTTGCCGAGGTTAATACTCGTTAAGCATAGGGCTGCTCAGATGACAGAAATTAGTGATTGGCTTGTCAGGGCCGCTGGGGCTAGGGTTGTTGATGTGAGTGATGAGGAGACCATAAGGTCAATGATTGAGTTGGCGAGGAGCGGGATGTACGTTAAGCCTGTGTCCGCCATGGCCTATGCCGCGGCCTCAACGCTTGGTGGGGATTACGTGGTCGTTATAACGGGTACTGGGATCAAGGAGTATAGGGTTGGTAGGGAGCTTGGTGGGTTAACGAAGCTTCAGGAGGCCATACTCGGGGTTTTGGAGGGTTCGAGGCCGTTAACCGCCTATGAGGTTTGGGAAAGACTGGGTGGCGTGGCGACGATTCAGGGGGTTTACAAGGCATTGGGCTCGCTGGTTAGGCGTGGCCTGGTGTCCCTTGGTTATGAGGTTCGCGGTAATAAGAAGGTTAGGGTTTACCGTTCATTATCGAATTATAAATAA